The Poseidonibacter lekithochrous region ATTACAAATACAATAAAAACGTAATATATATTAGTGTAAAATCAACCATAATATTATTTTAAAGGAATTTTATGAAATACAAATTATTATTATTTATATTTATTTATGTTTATTCAAATGCACAAACAAGCGAAGAGTTTTTCAAAAAAGCTCAAGAGTACGAAAACAATAATAATTATAAAAAAGCTATGGAGTTTTATAAAAAAGCTTATACTCAAAAAAATATAACGACCAGTTTAGAAAATGAATTAAATAAAAAAGATGAAGTACAAACATTTACTAAAATTAAAAAAGAGTTTTACGCAAAAAAAATGGCTAAATCAGATGACCCAGAAACAAAAAAAACCATTGAACAAGTTATTACTTCTGATTTTGAACTATATCCTTATAAAAAGAACTATTTATTACCAGCAACTTATGATTTAAATGAAAGAGATGATAGAAAACAATTTGAAACTAAATTTCAATTTTCAGTTGAAAAACCAATTTCATATAACTTTTTAGGTCTTGATGAAACTATATCATTTGCATATACACAGAAATCATTTTGGCAAACAAGTGAAAAATCTTCTCCTTTTAGAGAAACAAATTACCAACCTGAAATTTTTGCCCTATTCCCTTATGAAAATAGTGATCATGTAAAAGCATATAAAGTATCATTAATTCATGAATCTAATGGACGGAATAATGAATTTTCAAGGTCATGGAATAGAATCTATTTAGAAACATATTTAAAACTATCTAATTTATTTATAATTCCAAAAGTTTGGTATAGAATTCCTGAAAAAACAGATGAAGATGATAATCCAGATATTGATAAGTATTTAGGTTATGGAGATTTAACGTTTTTTTACCCATACAAAAAACATATCTTTGAATTAAAACTAAGAAATAACCTTCGATTAAACTCTCAAAATAAAGGCTCAGCTCAATTTGATTGGACATTCCCTTTACCTTATTCAGTAGGAGAGACTAATACTTTTGGATTTATACAAGTATTCTCAGGATATGGTGATAGTTTAATTGATTATGATAAAGAGATTAATAAAATAGGATTTGGAATAGCCTTATCAAGATAAGGTTATTTCTTAAGAGTTTTAATATATGTATATATAGCTTCAACTTCTTCTTCAACTAAGAAGTAAGTAGGCATTACATTTGAATAATATATAAGTTTTTCACATACTTGTTCTGGAGTAAATTTTCTTTTTTTATTTTTCTTTGCATTAATTTTAGAAGAAAACTTCCCATACTTAGTATCTGTAATACTAGGAATTACTAAAGAGCAGTTGTATTCAACTTTATTGTAAGTATGTTTGAAATTTACGATACTTTTACCTTTGCCATCATTACCATGACAAGTATTACAACCAATTCCTCTAGGGTTATTAAAAAGCATTTTTCCATATTCTGCTTTTGTAATAAATGAATTATCATCAGAAGATGTTAAAACATCATTGGCAAAAGTAAAACTAAAAAATGATACTAAAAATATACTAATTACGATTTTTTTCATTATGACTCTATTTTGTTATATTCTGGATTTTAATATATTTTTTATAAGATTAAGATTTATTTTTCAAGAACCAGTAAAAAGAAAACATTAACCCTGGAGTTTTTGCTTTTGATTCATCAAAAATAAATTCATCACTTTTTTCAATTGGCAGATACATAAGTTC contains the following coding sequences:
- a CDS encoding phospholipase A codes for the protein MKYKLLLFIFIYVYSNAQTSEEFFKKAQEYENNNNYKKAMEFYKKAYTQKNITTSLENELNKKDEVQTFTKIKKEFYAKKMAKSDDPETKKTIEQVITSDFELYPYKKNYLLPATYDLNERDDRKQFETKFQFSVEKPISYNFLGLDETISFAYTQKSFWQTSEKSSPFRETNYQPEIFALFPYENSDHVKAYKVSLIHESNGRNNEFSRSWNRIYLETYLKLSNLFIIPKVWYRIPEKTDEDDNPDIDKYLGYGDLTFFYPYKKHIFELKLRNNLRLNSQNKGSAQFDWTFPLPYSVGETNTFGFIQVFSGYGDSLIDYDKEINKIGFGIALSR
- a CDS encoding c-type cytochrome: MKKIVISIFLVSFFSFTFANDVLTSSDDNSFITKAEYGKMLFNNPRGIGCNTCHGNDGKGKSIVNFKHTYNKVEYNCSLVIPSITDTKYGKFSSKINAKKNKKRKFTPEQVCEKLIYYSNVMPTYFLVEEEVEAIYTYIKTLKK